Proteins found in one Amycolatopsis umgeniensis genomic segment:
- a CDS encoding toprim domain-containing protein, whose protein sequence is MTAETLYGADDLTHLEGLEAVRKRPGMYIGSTDSRGINHLFSEVVDNSTDEGVAGHAAKIVVTLHADGSVQVDDDGRGIPTGTHAKSGLSGVELVLTRLHAGGKFGGSGYKTSGGLHGVGASAVNALSHRFDVTVKQDGKVHQMSFAHGVPGVFDGPGPKAKFTRRSGLNITGKMKRGERGGTSIRYWYDSRYFETGAVLDVEGVRAKMRNTAFLVPGVTYILRTAVDDSISEETFHFPNGLADMVDFLAPDSEKPVCGTLIINGEGTYKENAADASGVMQSNVERHAEIEVALRWGTGYERTVECFTNTIRNVHGGTHRRGFDRAVLKSLQDAISKTRGLLKPKEDMPTVEDVLEGMTAVVHVRLPEPQFTSQTKDELSTAGITRVIQGIVDKHIRAWTEERKTKSEAKIVLQKVVDAARVRLTQKQQKDAARRKTALEGAAMPPKLVDCRTTGVSRSELFLVEGDSALGSARMARVSEYQALLPLRGKILNVQKASLGDTLKNAEIASIVQVLGAGSGRTFDLTTMRYGRVILMADADVDGSHIRTLLITLFAKYMRPVIEDGRLYAAMPPLHKLVTKGRNPETHFTFTQKEMETKFAALERAGKQIVTPVPRFKGLGEMDADELWDTTMNPATRSVRRITLDDVEAAENALELLMGEKVEPRRNWLVESSDRVDREAIDA, encoded by the coding sequence GTGACTGCTGAGACCCTGTACGGGGCCGACGACCTGACGCATCTCGAGGGTCTGGAAGCGGTCCGCAAGCGCCCCGGGATGTACATCGGCTCCACCGACAGCCGCGGCATCAACCACCTGTTCTCCGAGGTCGTGGACAACTCGACCGATGAAGGTGTGGCGGGTCACGCCGCGAAGATCGTGGTCACCCTGCACGCCGACGGCAGCGTCCAGGTCGACGACGACGGCCGCGGCATCCCCACCGGCACCCACGCCAAGTCCGGTTTGTCCGGTGTCGAGCTGGTGCTGACGAGGCTGCACGCCGGCGGCAAGTTCGGCGGCTCGGGCTACAAGACCTCCGGCGGCCTGCACGGCGTCGGCGCTTCGGCGGTGAACGCGCTGTCGCACCGCTTCGACGTCACCGTGAAGCAGGACGGCAAGGTCCACCAGATGTCGTTCGCGCACGGCGTCCCCGGCGTGTTCGACGGGCCGGGCCCGAAGGCGAAGTTCACCCGCAGGTCCGGGCTGAACATCACCGGGAAGATGAAGCGCGGCGAGCGCGGCGGAACGTCGATCCGGTACTGGTACGACTCGCGCTACTTCGAGACCGGCGCGGTGCTCGACGTCGAAGGCGTCCGCGCCAAGATGCGCAACACCGCCTTCCTGGTCCCCGGCGTCACGTACATCCTGCGCACCGCCGTCGACGACTCGATCAGCGAAGAGACCTTCCACTTCCCCAACGGCCTCGCCGACATGGTCGACTTCCTCGCCCCGGACAGCGAAAAGCCCGTCTGTGGCACGCTGATCATCAACGGCGAGGGCACGTACAAGGAGAACGCCGCCGACGCCAGCGGTGTCATGCAGTCCAATGTGGAGCGTCACGCGGAGATCGAGGTCGCGCTGCGCTGGGGCACCGGCTACGAGCGCACGGTGGAGTGCTTCACCAACACCATCCGCAACGTGCACGGCGGCACGCACCGGCGCGGCTTCGACCGCGCCGTGCTGAAGTCCTTGCAGGACGCCATCTCCAAAACCCGCGGGCTGCTCAAGCCCAAGGAGGACATGCCGACGGTCGAGGACGTCCTCGAAGGCATGACGGCGGTCGTCCACGTCCGGCTGCCGGAACCGCAGTTCACGTCGCAGACCAAGGACGAACTGTCCACCGCCGGGATCACCCGCGTCATCCAGGGCATCGTCGACAAGCACATCCGCGCCTGGACCGAAGAGCGCAAGACCAAGTCCGAGGCGAAGATCGTGCTGCAGAAGGTGGTCGACGCGGCACGCGTCCGGCTCACCCAGAAGCAGCAGAAGGACGCCGCCCGGCGCAAGACCGCGCTCGAGGGCGCGGCCATGCCGCCGAAGCTGGTCGACTGCCGCACCACCGGCGTCTCCCGCAGCGAACTGTTCCTCGTCGAGGGTGACAGCGCGCTCGGTTCGGCGCGGATGGCTCGCGTGTCGGAGTACCAGGCGCTGCTTCCCTTGCGCGGCAAGATCCTCAACGTCCAGAAGGCGTCGCTCGGCGACACCTTGAAGAACGCCGAGATCGCCTCGATCGTGCAGGTGCTCGGCGCGGGCAGCGGACGCACGTTCGACCTCACGACCATGCGCTATGGCCGGGTGATCCTGATGGCCGACGCGGACGTCGACGGTTCGCACATCCGGACGCTGCTGATCACGCTGTTCGCCAAGTACATGCGGCCGGTCATCGAGGACGGCAGGCTCTACGCCGCGATGCCGCCGCTGCACAAACTGGTCACCAAGGGCCGCAACCCGGAGACCCACTTCACCTTCACCCAGAAGGAGATGGAGACCAAGTTCGCCGCGCTGGAGCGCGCGGGCAAGCAGATCGTCACGCCGGTGCCGCGGTTCAAGGGCCTCGGCGAAATGGACGCCGACGAACTGTGGGACACCACGATGAACCCGGCCACCCGCTCGGTCCGCCGGATCACCCTCGACGACGTCGAAGCCGCGGAGAACGCGCTCGAACTGTTGATGGGCGAGAAGGTCGAGCCGCGCCGCAACTGGCTGGTCGAATCCTCCGACCGGGTCGACCGCGAAGCCATCGACGCCTGA
- a CDS encoding FMN reductase gives MTTIAVVTAGLSQPSSTRLLADKLASATSSALPDVKIEVIELRDLALDVTKNMLTGFPSPALRAAIDKVTSADGLIAVTPVFTASYSGLFKSFFDVLDQKALDGKPVLIGATGGTERHSLVLDFALRPLFAYLRAEPVATAVYAASSDWASPGDLDTRASRAGREFASRLSSSPVAPASSGFVPFDQLLNAGE, from the coding sequence ATGACGACGATCGCTGTCGTGACCGCGGGGTTGAGCCAGCCGTCCTCGACGCGGCTGCTCGCGGACAAGCTGGCTTCCGCGACTTCTTCCGCGCTGCCGGACGTGAAAATCGAGGTGATCGAACTCCGCGACCTGGCCCTCGACGTCACGAAGAACATGCTGACCGGGTTTCCTTCCCCGGCCCTGCGCGCGGCCATCGACAAGGTGACCTCCGCGGACGGCCTGATCGCCGTGACACCGGTGTTCACCGCGTCGTACAGCGGGCTGTTCAAGTCGTTCTTCGACGTGCTGGACCAGAAGGCGCTCGACGGGAAGCCGGTGCTGATCGGGGCCACCGGAGGCACCGAACGGCACTCGCTCGTGCTCGACTTCGCGCTACGCCCGCTCTTCGCCTACCTTCGCGCCGAGCCTGTCGCGACGGCGGTGTACGCGGCTTCGTCGGACTGGGCTTCTCCGGGTGATCTCGACACGCGGGCTTCGCGGGCCGGACGGGAGTTCGCTTCGCGGCTCTCGTCGTCGCCGGTGGCGCCCGCGAGCAGCGGGTTCGTGCCCTTCGACCAGCTGTTGAACGCGGGGGAGTGA
- a CDS encoding LLM class flavin-dependent oxidoreductase encodes MQFGIFTVGDVTTDPTTGEAPSEYERIKAMVRIALKAEEVGLDVFATGEHHNPPFVPSSPTTMLGYIAARTSKLILSTSTTLITTNDPVKIAEDFAMLQHLADGRVDLMMGRGNTGPVYPWFGQDIRQGIPLAVENYHLLHRLWREDVVSWSGKFRTPLQEFTSTPRPLDGVPPFVWHGSIRSPEIAEQAAYYGDGFFANHIFWPKEHFQALIRLYRERYEHYGHGTADQAIVGLGGQVFLRPKSQDAVREFRPYFDNAPVYGHGPSLEEFTEQTPLTVGSPQEVIDKTLTFREHFGDYQRQLFLLDHAGLPLKTVLEQLDLLGEHVIPVLRKELDSLRPAHVPEAPTHASLLSGVTV; translated from the coding sequence ATGCAGTTCGGAATCTTCACGGTGGGCGATGTGACGACCGACCCGACCACCGGGGAGGCGCCCAGCGAGTACGAGCGGATCAAGGCGATGGTGCGGATCGCGCTCAAGGCCGAAGAGGTCGGCCTCGACGTCTTCGCGACCGGCGAGCACCACAACCCGCCCTTCGTACCCTCTTCGCCGACGACGATGCTCGGCTACATCGCCGCGCGGACGTCGAAACTCATCCTTTCCACCTCGACCACGCTGATCACCACGAACGACCCGGTGAAGATCGCCGAAGACTTCGCGATGCTGCAGCACCTCGCCGACGGGCGCGTCGACCTGATGATGGGCCGCGGCAACACCGGCCCGGTGTACCCGTGGTTCGGGCAGGACATTCGGCAGGGGATCCCCCTCGCCGTCGAGAACTACCACCTGCTGCACCGGTTGTGGCGTGAGGACGTGGTCAGCTGGTCCGGCAAGTTCCGGACGCCGCTGCAGGAGTTCACCTCGACCCCGCGGCCGCTCGACGGTGTCCCGCCGTTCGTCTGGCACGGTTCGATCCGCAGCCCGGAGATCGCGGAGCAGGCCGCCTATTACGGCGACGGGTTCTTCGCGAACCACATCTTCTGGCCGAAGGAGCATTTCCAGGCGCTGATCCGGTTGTACCGCGAACGGTACGAGCACTACGGGCACGGTACGGCGGACCAGGCGATCGTCGGCCTCGGCGGTCAGGTGTTCCTGCGGCCGAAGTCGCAGGACGCGGTGCGGGAGTTCAGGCCGTACTTCGACAACGCGCCGGTGTACGGGCACGGGCCGTCGCTCGAGGAGTTCACCGAGCAGACGCCGCTGACCGTCGGCAGCCCGCAAGAGGTGATCGACAAGACGCTGACCTTCCGCGAGCACTTCGGCGACTACCAGCGTCAGCTGTTCCTGCTCGACCACGCCGGGCTGCCGTTGAAGACCGTGCTGGAGCAGCTCGATCTGCTGGGTGAGCACGTGATCCCGGTGCTGCGCAAGGAACTCGACTCGCTTCGCCCCGCTCACGTGCCTGAGGCGCCTACGCACGCTTCGCTGTTGTCGGGGGTGACGGTATGA
- a CDS encoding glycoside hydrolase family 76 protein: MWLTSLLVTTLTFALTPATTTPEPTVTATICAQYCDLRDPALAVGERRPGTATVWGRGITLHLSDGDDMGWGSIGTGDPGDEVWLDRSFDGGRTWAGDSRIGDTKIPDGQRGWRTLMFNADDPATHRFGALRACGKAGNRPEIACTPWFRTTVAANDRTEAAATALMQFYDNGTGLWQTTGWWNSANALTAILDYSTRTGSRNYRYAIANTFDRNRGSNFTNEYIDDTGWWALAWIRAYDLTKDRRYLDTAVIAADYMYSYRDGTCGGGLWWSTAKTYKNAVTNELYVKVAASLHNRLPGETVQLARAREVWDWFRASGMINGSDLINDGLNSSCANNGQAVWSYNQGIVLGALLELNRATGDAALLTRARRLADASTTTPLLHTNGILRDPCESGDCGADGPSFKGAYARNLGELDRALAGRPYRAYLTRQANSTIAHNRTSLDQHGLRWAGPVDKVDAARQHSALEVLTAAL, encoded by the coding sequence ATGTGGCTCACCTCCCTGCTTGTGACAACGTTGACATTCGCTCTCACACCGGCCACCACCACTCCCGAACCCACCGTCACCGCGACGATCTGCGCCCAGTACTGCGATCTCCGCGATCCCGCGCTGGCCGTCGGCGAGAGAAGACCCGGCACGGCGACGGTCTGGGGGCGCGGCATCACGCTGCATCTCTCCGACGGCGACGACATGGGCTGGGGCAGCATCGGCACCGGCGACCCCGGCGACGAGGTCTGGCTCGACCGCTCCTTCGACGGCGGCCGCACCTGGGCGGGCGACAGCCGGATCGGCGACACGAAGATCCCCGACGGCCAACGCGGCTGGCGGACCCTGATGTTCAACGCGGACGATCCCGCCACCCACCGTTTCGGCGCTCTGCGCGCCTGCGGGAAAGCGGGCAACCGGCCGGAAATCGCCTGCACGCCGTGGTTCCGCACCACGGTCGCCGCGAACGACCGCACCGAAGCCGCGGCCACCGCGCTCATGCAGTTCTACGACAACGGCACCGGGCTCTGGCAGACCACGGGCTGGTGGAATTCGGCGAACGCGCTCACCGCGATCCTCGACTACAGCACCCGCACCGGCTCACGGAACTACCGCTACGCGATCGCCAACACCTTCGACCGCAACCGAGGCAGCAACTTCACGAACGAGTACATCGACGACACCGGCTGGTGGGCGCTCGCCTGGATCCGCGCCTACGACCTGACCAAGGACCGCCGCTATCTCGACACCGCCGTCATCGCGGCGGACTACATGTACTCCTACCGCGACGGGACCTGCGGCGGCGGACTGTGGTGGTCGACGGCGAAGACGTACAAGAACGCCGTCACCAACGAGCTGTACGTCAAGGTCGCCGCGTCCCTGCACAACCGGCTCCCCGGCGAGACGGTCCAGCTCGCACGGGCACGCGAGGTCTGGGACTGGTTCCGCGCGAGCGGCATGATCAACGGGAGCGACCTGATCAACGACGGCCTGAACTCCTCCTGCGCCAACAACGGGCAGGCCGTCTGGAGTTACAACCAGGGCATCGTCCTCGGCGCGCTGCTCGAACTGAACCGCGCGACCGGCGACGCCGCCCTGCTCACCCGCGCCCGCCGGCTCGCGGACGCCTCCACCACGACGCCGCTGCTGCACACGAACGGAATCCTGCGCGACCCGTGCGAGTCCGGCGACTGCGGCGCCGACGGACCGTCGTTCAAGGGCGCGTACGCCCGCAACCTCGGCGAGCTGGACCGGGCGCTGGCGGGCAGGCCGTACCGCGCTTACCTGACGCGCCAAGCGAACTCGACGATCGCGCACAACCGCACGTCGCTCGACCAGCACGGCCTGCGCTGGGCGGGGCCGGTCGACAAGGTCGACGCCGCCCGTCAGCACAGCGCGCTGGAGGTCCTCACGGCAGCGCTCTGA
- a CDS encoding DNA gyrase/topoisomerase IV subunit A, translating to MARRKGTTTKVDPSAFDKPGANVFDNSLKTEIEDSYLEYAYSVIHSRALPDARDGLKPVHRRIMYSMNENGYRPTHAYVKSARVTGDVMGKYHPHGETAIYDAMVRLAQDFSLNVPLIDGHGNFGSPDDGPAASRYTEARLSPEAMLLVGELGEDTVDFRPNYDGSLEEPSVLPAAFPNLLVNGTSGIAVGMATNMIPHNLTEVIGAARWLINHPNATLDKLMEFVPGPDLPTGGSLLGLDEVRRAYETGRGVVRMRASAETGPLEGSRGRQAITVTELPYGVGPEKVIEKITDEVNKSKRLTGIADVKDLTDRENGTRLVVECKVGVNPQALLADLYRLTPLEQSFGINNLVLVNGQPQTLGLKALLEVFLSHRYEVVTRRTRYRRRKREERLHLVEGLLAALLNIDKVIKLIRESENAAAAKDGLMKRFKLSEIQATYILDTPLRRLTRYDRIELEAEQDKLRDEIAELSKILDDETVLKKVVSAELAKVAKDSPAERRTALIDGDLKEVLAASKPSGPLEVTDDPCQVILSATGLVARTAAESEEASEVRRRNGRVKHDSVSAVVHSTARGQVLLVTNRGRAFKTDVLPLPVLPEQAGTVSLRGGMAAKELVPLEKGEHVIGLAPLGEQAAGSPGLALGTKLGVVKVCAPEWPVRSDEFDVISLKDGDEVVGATWLTDGNETLAFLSSEASLLRYAASLVRPQGLKGGGMAGINLNGDAEAVFFAAVRTDDAEHGEPMVVTATGASVKVTPFNEYPAKGRATGGVRAQRFLKGETRLVVGWIGPRPAGAARNGDPVELPEIDPRRDGSGHAHPGPEVVGHLIERD from the coding sequence ATGGCACGCCGTAAGGGCACCACCACCAAGGTCGACCCGTCAGCGTTCGACAAGCCCGGCGCGAACGTCTTCGACAACTCGCTGAAGACGGAGATCGAGGACTCGTACCTGGAGTACGCCTACTCCGTCATCCATTCGCGGGCCCTCCCGGACGCGCGGGACGGGCTGAAGCCGGTCCACCGCCGGATCATGTACTCGATGAACGAGAACGGCTACCGGCCGACGCACGCGTACGTGAAGTCTGCGCGGGTGACCGGCGACGTGATGGGTAAGTACCACCCGCACGGCGAAACGGCGATCTACGACGCGATGGTCCGGCTCGCACAGGACTTCTCGCTCAACGTCCCGCTGATCGACGGGCACGGCAACTTCGGCTCTCCCGACGACGGCCCCGCCGCCTCGCGATACACCGAGGCGCGGCTGTCTCCCGAGGCGATGCTGCTGGTCGGCGAGCTCGGCGAGGACACCGTCGACTTCCGGCCGAACTACGACGGTTCGCTCGAAGAGCCGTCGGTGCTGCCCGCGGCTTTCCCGAACCTGCTGGTCAACGGCACTTCCGGGATCGCGGTCGGGATGGCGACCAACATGATCCCGCACAACCTGACAGAGGTCATCGGGGCGGCGAGGTGGCTGATCAACCACCCGAACGCCACCCTCGACAAGCTGATGGAGTTCGTCCCAGGCCCCGACCTGCCGACCGGTGGTTCGCTGCTGGGCTTGGACGAGGTCCGCCGCGCGTACGAGACCGGCCGCGGCGTGGTGCGCATGCGCGCCAGCGCCGAAACGGGGCCGCTGGAGGGCAGCCGCGGCCGCCAGGCGATCACCGTCACCGAACTGCCGTACGGCGTCGGCCCGGAGAAGGTGATCGAGAAGATCACCGACGAGGTCAACAAGTCCAAGCGGCTCACCGGGATCGCCGACGTCAAGGACCTCACCGACCGCGAGAACGGCACGCGGCTGGTCGTCGAATGCAAGGTCGGCGTGAACCCGCAGGCGCTGCTGGCGGATCTGTACCGCCTGACCCCGCTGGAGCAGTCCTTCGGCATCAACAACCTGGTACTGGTGAACGGACAGCCGCAGACGCTGGGGCTCAAAGCGCTGCTGGAGGTCTTCCTCAGCCACCGCTACGAAGTCGTCACCCGCCGCACGCGCTATCGCCGCCGCAAGCGCGAAGAGCGCCTGCACCTGGTCGAGGGCCTGCTCGCCGCCCTGCTCAACATCGACAAGGTGATCAAGCTGATCCGCGAGAGCGAGAACGCCGCGGCCGCGAAGGACGGCCTGATGAAGCGGTTCAAGCTCTCGGAGATCCAGGCGACGTACATCCTGGACACCCCGCTGCGGCGGCTCACGAGGTACGACCGCATCGAACTCGAGGCCGAGCAGGACAAGCTGCGCGACGAGATCGCCGAACTGTCGAAGATCCTCGACGACGAGACAGTGCTGAAGAAGGTCGTCTCGGCCGAGCTGGCCAAGGTCGCCAAGGACTCCCCGGCCGAACGCCGCACCGCGCTGATCGACGGCGACCTCAAGGAGGTCCTCGCCGCGTCGAAGCCGTCCGGTCCACTGGAGGTCACCGACGACCCGTGCCAGGTGATCCTTTCCGCCACCGGCCTGGTGGCGCGGACCGCCGCGGAATCGGAGGAGGCGTCGGAGGTGCGGCGGCGCAACGGCCGCGTCAAACACGACTCGGTGTCCGCCGTCGTGCACTCGACCGCACGCGGTCAGGTGCTGCTGGTGACCAACCGCGGCCGCGCGTTCAAGACCGACGTGCTGCCGCTGCCGGTGCTGCCCGAGCAGGCGGGCACCGTCTCGCTGCGCGGTGGGATGGCCGCGAAGGAACTGGTACCGCTGGAAAAGGGTGAACACGTCATCGGGCTGGCACCGCTCGGCGAGCAGGCCGCCGGCTCCCCGGGTCTCGCGCTCGGCACGAAACTCGGCGTCGTGAAGGTGTGCGCGCCGGAATGGCCGGTCCGCTCGGACGAGTTCGACGTGATCAGTTTGAAGGACGGCGACGAGGTCGTCGGCGCCACTTGGCTCACCGACGGCAACGAGACTCTGGCGTTCCTGTCGTCCGAGGCGTCACTGCTGCGCTACGCCGCTTCCCTCGTGCGGCCGCAAGGCCTCAAGGGCGGCGGTATGGCCGGGATCAACCTGAACGGTGACGCCGAGGCCGTGTTCTTCGCCGCCGTCCGCACGGACGACGCCGAACACGGCGAGCCGATGGTCGTCACCGCGACAGGCGCGAGCGTGAAGGTGACGCCGTTCAACGAGTACCCGGCCAAGGGCCGCGCGACAGGCGGGGTCCGCGCTCAGCGGTTCCTCAAGGGCGAGACGCGGCTGGTCGTCGGCTGGATCGGCCCGCGCCCGGCCGGTGCCGCCCGCAACGGAGACCCCGTGGAACTGCCCGAAATCGACCCGCGCCGCGACGGCTCCGGCCACGCTCACCCGGGTCCCGAGGTCGTGGGCCACCTCATCGAACGCGACTGA
- a CDS encoding PGPGW domain-containing protein, with amino-acid sequence MGIGKPVKQVLILIAGVILLLVGIALLVLPGPGLLLVLAGLLVLASEFPAVEKYVDPIRDRAMKAAEDSVSSPLRIAGSVLAGLGLLAAGVVWGLVPGLPLAGWSTGSSLILSGLILFALLIWSYKRVQARRVAKAE; translated from the coding sequence ATGGGCATCGGAAAACCTGTGAAGCAGGTCCTGATCCTGATCGCGGGCGTCATTCTCCTGCTGGTCGGCATCGCGCTCCTCGTCCTGCCCGGACCGGGTCTGCTGCTGGTGCTCGCGGGTCTGCTCGTGCTGGCTTCGGAGTTCCCCGCGGTGGAGAAGTACGTCGATCCCATCCGCGACAGGGCGATGAAGGCGGCGGAGGACAGCGTTTCGTCTCCGCTGCGCATCGCGGGTTCCGTGCTGGCCGGGCTGGGCCTGCTGGCCGCGGGGGTCGTCTGGGGACTCGTGCCCGGTCTGCCGCTCGCGGGCTGGAGCACCGGCTCGAGCCTGATCCTGTCCGGGCTCATCCTGTTCGCGTTGCTGATCTGGAGCTACAAGCGGGTGCAGGCCCGGAGGGTCGCGAAGGCCGAATAA
- a CDS encoding class I adenylate-forming enzyme family protein, with the protein MNLAFRLAELADENGWSGRTAYQAGDVAVSYAELYAGSARCAGGLAAHGVKAGDRVLLLLPDSVELVQAVLGTIRLGAVAIPVNTLIHEAAIRRAVETASPFLTIAEPGTPGLEQVSPVTPEQLLDHEPATEYAAARADTPAFAFFTSGTTGTPRLCFHTHGDPEVYDQAIGSVVDLTPEDVTLSVSRMYFSYGFGNSILLPLLRGGSTVLSRERLTEAEALKLITRHQVSVLYGQPSFYARLLQHPFAEALRGLKLALVAGEPLPDSVETTLRETLGNRFLNIFGTTEIGHALIANTLSSQRDGTIGRILPPYRMRVVDQQRREVAAGVEGKLEVRGPTIAPGVARGSDTPRRTPDDWYVTGDAATVDPDGFVRLHGRLDDIEIVGGQNVHPAEIEDLLVSHPAVRAAGVCSVRRESSTTSLRAHVELDEGAEPDQVIAEIGSLTKKNLSWFEIPEDIIVVESLPRTPVGKLDRRALRTLAAVR; encoded by the coding sequence ATGAACCTGGCCTTTCGCCTAGCTGAACTCGCCGACGAAAACGGCTGGTCGGGGCGGACCGCCTACCAGGCAGGCGACGTGGCGGTTTCTTACGCGGAGTTGTACGCCGGTTCGGCACGATGCGCCGGCGGACTGGCCGCACACGGGGTGAAGGCGGGAGACCGTGTCCTGCTGCTGCTTCCCGACAGTGTCGAACTCGTGCAGGCCGTCCTCGGCACGATTCGGCTCGGGGCCGTGGCGATCCCCGTCAACACCCTCATCCACGAGGCGGCCATCCGGCGCGCGGTCGAAACCGCGAGCCCGTTCCTGACCATCGCGGAACCGGGGACACCGGGCCTCGAGCAGGTCAGCCCGGTCACGCCGGAACAGCTCCTCGACCACGAGCCGGCGACAGAGTACGCCGCCGCTCGCGCGGATACGCCGGCGTTCGCCTTCTTCACCTCCGGCACGACGGGGACTCCCCGGCTTTGCTTCCACACCCACGGCGACCCGGAGGTCTACGACCAGGCCATCGGCTCGGTGGTGGACCTCACCCCGGAGGACGTCACCCTTTCCGTTTCGCGGATGTACTTCTCTTACGGATTCGGTAACTCCATCCTGTTGCCGCTGCTTCGCGGGGGCTCGACGGTGCTCAGCCGGGAGCGCCTCACCGAAGCCGAGGCCTTGAAGCTGATCACGCGGCATCAGGTCTCGGTGCTCTACGGACAGCCCAGCTTCTACGCGCGGCTGCTCCAGCACCCCTTCGCCGAGGCACTCCGCGGTCTGAAGCTGGCGCTCGTCGCCGGCGAACCGCTGCCGGACAGCGTCGAAACCACGCTCCGCGAAACGCTCGGGAACAGATTCCTCAACATCTTCGGCACCACGGAAATCGGGCATGCGTTGATCGCGAACACCCTGTCCTCGCAACGGGACGGCACCATCGGCCGGATCCTTCCGCCGTACCGCATGCGGGTCGTCGACCAGCAGCGCCGGGAGGTGGCGGCCGGGGTGGAGGGCAAGCTGGAGGTGCGTGGCCCGACGATCGCACCCGGGGTCGCTCGCGGCTCCGACACCCCACGGCGAACGCCGGACGACTGGTACGTGACCGGCGATGCCGCCACCGTCGACCCCGACGGTTTCGTCCGCTTGCACGGCCGGCTGGACGACATCGAGATCGTCGGCGGGCAGAACGTGCATCCCGCCGAGATCGAAGACCTCTTGGTGAGTCACCCCGCCGTTCGCGCGGCCGGTGTCTGTTCGGTACGCCGGGAGTCCTCCACGACTTCGCTCCGCGCCCACGTCGAACTGGACGAGGGTGCCGAGCCCGACCAGGTGATCGCCGAGATCGGCTCCCTGACGAAGAAAAACCTGAGCTGGTTCGAGATACCGGAGGACATCATCGTCGTCGAATCCCTTCCCCGCACGCCGGTCGGCAAGCTGGACCGCCGGGCGCTCCGGACGCTGGCGGCCGTCCGATGA
- a CDS encoding FkbO/Hyg5 family chorismatase, protein MKFEQSGEKSDSQNILARVAFEKNGFAPELHHGVPTVGVPMTTETEPGFHEVFAASGPVVAGKEGNLVYAVDGRHLFCSVQVSERDVYRDAARIAYDSAFELATRLGYPNILRMWNLVGGIIDENADGMEIYRDFCAGRAEAFALWAGRILHIPAATGIGTRGNGVYLYFISGRADAEVHHLENPRQTPAYHYPDSYGPKAPSFARATFTDGILYISGTASIIGDETVHKGDISGQVDVTLENIATLISTENLGKVRPEGGYTLQDLDLIKVYVSRPEDIPFVRSRCKEVFSPDARVVYLNVDICRPDLLVEIEAIVQ, encoded by the coding sequence ATGAAGTTCGAGCAGTCAGGAGAAAAATCGGACAGTCAGAACATTCTTGCCCGCGTTGCATTCGAAAAGAATGGGTTCGCCCCGGAATTGCACCACGGCGTGCCGACGGTGGGCGTACCGATGACCACGGAGACCGAACCGGGATTCCACGAGGTTTTCGCCGCTTCGGGCCCGGTCGTGGCTGGCAAGGAAGGCAACCTGGTCTACGCCGTGGACGGCCGCCATCTGTTCTGCTCCGTGCAGGTCAGCGAGCGCGACGTCTATCGCGACGCGGCCAGGATCGCCTACGACTCCGCCTTCGAACTCGCCACCCGCCTCGGCTATCCGAACATCCTGCGGATGTGGAACCTGGTCGGCGGCATCATCGACGAAAACGCGGACGGGATGGAGATCTACCGCGATTTCTGCGCCGGCCGGGCCGAGGCCTTCGCCCTGTGGGCGGGCAGGATCCTCCACATCCCGGCGGCCACCGGCATCGGCACCCGTGGCAACGGCGTGTACCTGTACTTCATCTCCGGACGCGCCGACGCCGAGGTGCACCACCTGGAGAACCCCCGCCAGACCCCGGCCTACCACTATCCGGACAGCTACGGCCCCAAAGCGCCGAGCTTCGCGCGAGCCACCTTCACCGACGGAATCCTGTACATTTCCGGGACCGCGAGCATCATCGGCGATGAAACCGTGCACAAGGGAGACATCTCGGGACAGGTCGATGTCACCTTGGAGAACATCGCGACACTGATCAGCACGGAAAATCTGGGGAAAGTTCGGCCGGAAGGCGGTTACACCCTCCAGGACCTGGACCTGATCAAGGTTTATGTGAGCCGTCCCGAAGATATCCCCTTCGTCCGCTCACGGTGCAAGGAAGTCTTTTCTCCCGATGCGCGGGTCGTCTATTTGAACGTCGACATCTGCCGTCCCGATCTCCTCGTCGAAATCGAGGCGATAGTCCAATGA